One region of Primulina tabacum isolate GXHZ01 chromosome 1, ASM2559414v2, whole genome shotgun sequence genomic DNA includes:
- the LOC142541057 gene encoding protein WVD2-like 7 isoform X1, with the protein MGDSACLMHGFSYASDVPNESKQGNPVHALGESVSFGRFMTESLSWERWSTFSQKKYVDAAKRYAQPGSVAQKKAFFEAHYKRIASQKAAALLEQENAAKNATVAEESEVGYMDDNDDDETRLVSNSNFEVEDKSVEAKIQNSTKDDEVNCNGKSVVVEGRVFATVENEAKWDSPMRRNSSNKFDNFENHDNISASDGSGTSEMERLLLNRGYSVQVENESLVQRNSIQTNLGSQDTISGSESGGTPQVERPLLKQNSVASEDNPSVTSKKSSGPSLLKSSIQRKTWTVLSTPAKPVTPHLKKENSSVIRSTRKSNLDTIDRRRASPKSLRSIINLLHTKEPDKEPSSASKKAESSRIGLSSLRVPKDCATPLRTPLVGATKGVSKYPKATPRLESRSCTKSLTACRNKLQSPTITTPFVLRTEERAAKRKQKLEETFNANKDVHKVLVQKTLREKAENEFRKLSRSLCFKARPLPDFYNERETPKNQMKITPAAAQPQTSSSLLGKSIASKTHGNISMPTPAPTSLSMKAPKIRRILSNNSSPERMSHENKSPNIQLLL; encoded by the exons ATGGGAGATTCAGCTTGTCTCATGCATGGCTTCTCTTATGCCTCTGACGTACCCAACGAATCCAAGCAG GGGAACCCCGTACATGCTTTGGGGGAATCAGTATCGTTTGGAAGATTTATGACCGAGTCCTTATCTTGGGAGAGATGGTCAACCTTTTCACAAAAGAAATACGTGGATGCGGCAAAGAGATACGCGCAGCCGGGATCTGTGGCTCAGAAGAAAGCTTTCTTTGAGGCTCATTACAAGAGAATTGCTTCCCAAAAGGCTGCAGCTTTGCTCGAGCAAGAAAATGCTGCAAAAAATGCCACTGTTGCAGAAGAATCTGAAGTTGGATACATGGATGATAATGATGACGATGAGACAAGATTGGTCTCGAATTCTAATTTCGAGGTCGAGGATAAATCGGTGGAGGCCAAGATTCAGAATTCTACCAAAGATGATGAGGTGAACTGTAACGGGAAGAGTGTAGTTGTGGAAGGCAGGGTTTTTGCAACGGTGGAGAATGAGGCCAAATGGGACAGCCCTATGAGAAGAAATTCAAGCAAcaaatttgataattttgaaaatcatgATAATATTTCTGCGTCGGACGGTAGTGGAACTTCAGAGATGGAGAGACTTCTACTAAATCGTGGATATTCTGTTCAAGTAGAAAATGAGTCCCTTGTGCAGAGAAATTCAATTCAAACTAATCTTGGAAGTCAAGACACCATTTCTGGGTCAGAGAGTGGTGGGACTCCACAGGTGGAGAGACCATTACTAAAG CAAAATTCTGTTGCTAGTGAGGATAACCCATCGGTGACTAGCAAGAAAAGTTCGGGTCCTTCTTTGTTAAAGTCATCCATTCAGCGTAAGACGTGGACGGTTCTGTCCACGCCAGCTAAACCGGTCACTCCTCATCTCAAGAAAGAAAATAGCAGCGTCATTCGAAGCACAAGGAAGTCCAACTTGGATACAATCGACAGAAGGAGAGCTTCCCCGAAGTCTCTACGTTCGATTATCAACTTACTGCATACTAAAGAGCCTGATAAAGAGCCAAGTTCTGCCTCCAAGAAGGCTGAGAGTTCAAGGATTGGTCTCAGTTCATTGCGAGTGCCTAAAGATTGCGCAACTCCTTTAAGGACTCCACTTGTG GGAGCGACAAAGGGAGTGTCCAAGTATCCTAAAGCAACGCCTCGTTTGGAGAGCAGAAG TTGTACGAAGTCATTGACTGCATGCCGAAACAAATTACAGTCTCCCACTATAACCACCCCTTTTGTTCTGAGAACAGAAGAAAGAGCTGCAAAAAGAAAACAG AAACTCGAGGAAACATTTAACGCAAACAAGGATGTACACAAGGTGCTGGTGCAGAAGACATTGAGG GAGAAGGCGGAGAACGAATTCAGAAAACTTAGTCGTAGCTTATGTTTCAAAGCTCGGCCCTTGCCTGACTTCTACAATGAACGTGAAACCCCgaaaaatcaaatgaaaata ACTCCAGCAGCAGCACAACCTCAGACATCATCATCACTGCTAGGAAAAAGCATTGCGAGTAAGACACATGGCAACATCTCAATGCCAACTCCGGCTCCAACATCTTTGTCCATGAAAGCTCCAAAAATAAGACGAATTCTGTCTAATAATTCATCACCTGAAAGGATGAGCCATGAGAACAAGTCCCCTAACATccagctattattataa
- the LOC142541057 gene encoding protein WVD2-like 7 isoform X2, whose product MGDSACLMHGFSYASDVPNESKQGNPVHALGESVSFGRFMTESLSWERWSTFSQKKYVDAAKRYAQPGSVAQKKAFFEAHYKRIASQKAAALLEQENAAKNATVAEESEVGYMDDNDDDETRLVSNSNFEVEDKSVEAKIQNSTKDDEVNCNGKSVVVEGRVFATVENEAKWDSPMRRNSSNKFDNFENHDNISASDGSGTSEMERLLLNRGYSVQVENESLVQRNSIQTNLGSQDTISGSESGGTPQVERPLLKQNSVASEDNPSVTSKKSSGPSLLKSSIQRKTWTVLSTPAKPVTPHLKKENSSVIRSTRKSNLDTIDRRRASPKSLRSIINLLHTKEPDKEPSSASKKAESSRIGLSSLRVPKDCATPLRTPLVGATKGVSKYPKATPRLESRSCTKSLTACRNKLQSPTITTPFVLRTEERAAKRKQKLEETFNANKDVHKEKAENEFRKLSRSLCFKARPLPDFYNERETPKNQMKITPAAAQPQTSSSLLGKSIASKTHGNISMPTPAPTSLSMKAPKIRRILSNNSSPERMSHENKSPNIQLLL is encoded by the exons ATGGGAGATTCAGCTTGTCTCATGCATGGCTTCTCTTATGCCTCTGACGTACCCAACGAATCCAAGCAG GGGAACCCCGTACATGCTTTGGGGGAATCAGTATCGTTTGGAAGATTTATGACCGAGTCCTTATCTTGGGAGAGATGGTCAACCTTTTCACAAAAGAAATACGTGGATGCGGCAAAGAGATACGCGCAGCCGGGATCTGTGGCTCAGAAGAAAGCTTTCTTTGAGGCTCATTACAAGAGAATTGCTTCCCAAAAGGCTGCAGCTTTGCTCGAGCAAGAAAATGCTGCAAAAAATGCCACTGTTGCAGAAGAATCTGAAGTTGGATACATGGATGATAATGATGACGATGAGACAAGATTGGTCTCGAATTCTAATTTCGAGGTCGAGGATAAATCGGTGGAGGCCAAGATTCAGAATTCTACCAAAGATGATGAGGTGAACTGTAACGGGAAGAGTGTAGTTGTGGAAGGCAGGGTTTTTGCAACGGTGGAGAATGAGGCCAAATGGGACAGCCCTATGAGAAGAAATTCAAGCAAcaaatttgataattttgaaaatcatgATAATATTTCTGCGTCGGACGGTAGTGGAACTTCAGAGATGGAGAGACTTCTACTAAATCGTGGATATTCTGTTCAAGTAGAAAATGAGTCCCTTGTGCAGAGAAATTCAATTCAAACTAATCTTGGAAGTCAAGACACCATTTCTGGGTCAGAGAGTGGTGGGACTCCACAGGTGGAGAGACCATTACTAAAG CAAAATTCTGTTGCTAGTGAGGATAACCCATCGGTGACTAGCAAGAAAAGTTCGGGTCCTTCTTTGTTAAAGTCATCCATTCAGCGTAAGACGTGGACGGTTCTGTCCACGCCAGCTAAACCGGTCACTCCTCATCTCAAGAAAGAAAATAGCAGCGTCATTCGAAGCACAAGGAAGTCCAACTTGGATACAATCGACAGAAGGAGAGCTTCCCCGAAGTCTCTACGTTCGATTATCAACTTACTGCATACTAAAGAGCCTGATAAAGAGCCAAGTTCTGCCTCCAAGAAGGCTGAGAGTTCAAGGATTGGTCTCAGTTCATTGCGAGTGCCTAAAGATTGCGCAACTCCTTTAAGGACTCCACTTGTG GGAGCGACAAAGGGAGTGTCCAAGTATCCTAAAGCAACGCCTCGTTTGGAGAGCAGAAG TTGTACGAAGTCATTGACTGCATGCCGAAACAAATTACAGTCTCCCACTATAACCACCCCTTTTGTTCTGAGAACAGAAGAAAGAGCTGCAAAAAGAAAACAG AAACTCGAGGAAACATTTAACGCAAACAAGGATGTACACAAG GAGAAGGCGGAGAACGAATTCAGAAAACTTAGTCGTAGCTTATGTTTCAAAGCTCGGCCCTTGCCTGACTTCTACAATGAACGTGAAACCCCgaaaaatcaaatgaaaata ACTCCAGCAGCAGCACAACCTCAGACATCATCATCACTGCTAGGAAAAAGCATTGCGAGTAAGACACATGGCAACATCTCAATGCCAACTCCGGCTCCAACATCTTTGTCCATGAAAGCTCCAAAAATAAGACGAATTCTGTCTAATAATTCATCACCTGAAAGGATGAGCCATGAGAACAAGTCCCCTAACATccagctattattataa
- the LOC142521136 gene encoding putative disease resistance RPP13-like protein 1: protein MAAEILTGFRSGFGSSPFPFALERLASFGSYAWNEIKLILGVEDELRKLQRTMLMVQDLMDSVECSPLRSTRGSIAWRAWFEDIKKLSYDADALLDDISLHLSTIGSVGTANRDEVRKIVLSSHNLTLAHDINILQNKLELLAKEMERLLMIESMKNCFSIVSPIHNYISTSSLIDEKNVFGRDTEKLACVVNLLKNEPEMGNFSVMSLKGMAGIGKTTLARLVYHDDLVNSSFEKKMWVTVSMNFDLIKITKYTIEALTGNSCSLFDLNSVQVLLQESIRGFKFLLVLDDCWSENNDDWEEFFLL from the coding sequence ATGGCTGCTGAGATATTAACGGGTTTCAGAAGTGGGTTTGGGTCGTCTCCATTTCCGTTCGCATTGGAGAGGTTGGCTTCATTCGGGTCGTATGCTTGGAATGAAATAAAACTGATACTGGGTGTTGAGGATGAGCTCCGAAAGTTACAGAGAACCATGTTGATGGTTCAAGATTTGATGGATAGTGTGGAGTGTAGTCCGTTGAGGTCTACGAGAGGAAGCATAGCTTGGAGAGCATGGTTTGAAGATATCAAGAAACTTTCTTACGATGCCGATGCTCTTCTCGATGACATCTCGTTGCATCTCTCCACCATCGGCTCTGTGGGAACTGCTAATAGAGATGAGGTTCGCAAAATTGTTCTTTCATCTCATAATTTGACACTAGCTCATGACATAAATATATTGCAAAACAAGTTGGAACTTCTTGCTAAAGAAATGGAGAGACTACTGATGATTGAAAGCATGAAAAATTGTTTCAGCATTGTGTCACCTATTCATAACTATATATCCACTAGTTCACTGATAgatgaaaaaaatgtttttggGAGGGACACTGAAAAACTAGCTTGTGTTGTGAATTTGCTCAAAAATGAACCAGAAATGGGTAACTTTTCGGTAATGTCGTTAAAGGGGATGGCTGGAATTGGTAAGACAACCCTTGCGAGGTTGGTTTACCATGATGATTTGGTAAACTCGAGTTTTGAGAAGAAAATGTGGGTAACTGTTTCGATGAACTTTGATTTGATCAAGATCACAAAATATACGATAGAAGCTTTGACTGGGAATAGTTGCAGTTTATTCGACTTGAATTCGGTCCAGGTCCTCCTTCAAGAGTCAATTAGGGGGTTCAAATTTTTGCTGGTGTTAGACGATTGTTGGAGTGAAAATAATGATGATTGGGAAGAATTTTTCCTCCTTTAA